GAGGACGAACGGCCGCTCCGACGTATCGACGTGACCTGGTCTCATTGCCCGGTACTTGCGAGCGACCGACGGAAAGTCGCACTCTCGTTCTCACCGGTCGGGAAGACGCGAACGCGTTCGCCCGATCGACGACGTGTTCCCAGCCGCTGGGAGTTTGGGGAACGATCTTCCTCGCCGTTTCGTACCGTCGAGTATGGTCGAGAAGGCGCGCCGTGCGAAGGTCGAATACGACGACTCCGAATCGCCGATCCCGCAGTGGGAGGTCTTCGTCCGCGACGAGGAGGGCGGTCCGCTGCGCCACGTCGGCAGCGTCGCCGCCGAGAGCGCGACGGACGCCCACGAACAGGCCTCGAGGCTGTTCGGCTGGTATTCGGTCGACCTCTGGGTCTGTCCGGCCGACGAGGTCGTCCGGTTCTCGACGCGGGCCGTCGACGACGAGGCGGCCGATCCGGACGCGGACGACGATGGAACGACAGACGACACGGACGACGGGAGCGAGGAACCGCGCGTGTACAAGGAAACCGCCGGCGTCTCCGACGTAAATAGTTTGTAATCCGCCGGCAGCAGGTTCGTGGTTTCCGTCGGTCGTTGGCAGTCTACGAGTAGGATAGCTGACGTTGACCGCCGGTCAACCGCCACTATTCAATTCGTATATCAGTCCTGAACGCTGATATTCCGCGTATAACAATGCCGGTTCTCTACGGAGGACCGGTAATGCGCTCCGTGTCGCTATCCGACGACCGAACCGCCGTCTCGTCCGTCGTCGGCGTCCTCCTTCTGATCGCGATCACCGTCGTCCTGGCCGGCGTCGTTCACACGTTCGCGTTCAGTCTCGCGGACGACACCCTCCAGACGTATCCGACTGCCGGCGTCTCGATCGACGCCGACGCGGACTGTGACGACGAGAAGGCGACGGGCCTCGTTGCGACCCACGTCGCCGGGGATTCGATCCCCGCTAACGAACTCTATCTAGAAACCACCAGCGACGACCCCGATCTCTCGGGTTCGTGGGCGGCGCCGGACGAGTACGCGACCGCCGGCGTCGACGACGGGACGGTGAGCGCGGGCGATACCGCGACCGTCTGCGCCAAAGAGGATGCTCTCGAGGGGACGACGGTGCAGGTCGTCTGGCGGGCGGAGTCGGACGCTCGATCCCTCGTCTTGGCGGAGCGGGACGGCAGCTAAGCTCGAGTGGCTGCGCGGCCCGCCGCGTCTCGGGTCTCAGTCCCGAACGTGCGCGCGAGTTACGTGACCACCGCAGCCACACTGGTCGACGTACTCGAGGTCGACGTTCTCGAACGCGGCCTCGAGTTCGTCCCAGAGGTAGGTTTCGGGGTGGCCGTGGTCGCCGTGGGTCACGAGGTTGACGTGGTAGCCGCTCTCGGTCGCCTCGACCGCGTCTTTGGCCTGCTCGACGACGAGGTCGCGGTCGGCCGCGTGTCGGGGCTGCTCGAGGTTCGCGGACCAGGAATTTTCGTGGTCGCGCCGCGTCACCGGTTCGACGTCGCTGACGTCTTCGGCCATACGGAACCGTCGGCGCTCGACGGCGCTAAGGGCTGAGCCGAACCCGTTCGGGCGGCGAACCGGTGGTATCCGTCGGTGACCGGCAGTCGGCGGTCCCGTGGCGTCCCGTCAACAGCAGAACATGAACGGGTAGATCAGCGCCACGCGGTCGCCGTCCTCGAGTTCCGTCTGGAACCCGTCCAGCAGTTCGTTGAACTTGCCGTTGACGCAGACGCGAGCGTAGGTGCGGGTCTGTTCGCCCTCGGGGTTCTTGCGCCAGGTCCCCGGCAGTTCCTCCGGCGGCTCCGCCCAGCCGTGGGCCGTCGCCTCCTCCTCCGTTTCGGCGATCAGCAGGTCCTCGACGTCGTACTCCGCGAAGAAGGCCTCGAGGAACGCCTGCAATCGGGTTCCCTCGAAGGTAAACTCGAGTTCGTGGGTGCCGA
The DNA window shown above is from Halopiger xanaduensis SH-6 and carries:
- a CDS encoding MoaD/ThiS family protein, whose translation is MTAEATHDQATDVDHTGETTPETTVTVRCTGHVREAVGTHELEFTFEGTRLQAFLEAFFAEYDVEDLLIAETEEEATAHGWAEPPEELPGTWRKNPEGEQTRTYARVCVNGKFNELLDGFQTELEDGDRVALIYPFMFCC
- a CDS encoding CGCGG family putative rSAM-modified RiPP protein, producing MAEDVSDVEPVTRRDHENSWSANLEQPRHAADRDLVVEQAKDAVEATESGYHVNLVTHGDHGHPETYLWDELEAAFENVDLEYVDQCGCGGHVTRAHVRD
- a CDS encoding type IV pilin codes for the protein MRSVSLSDDRTAVSSVVGVLLLIAITVVLAGVVHTFAFSLADDTLQTYPTAGVSIDADADCDDEKATGLVATHVAGDSIPANELYLETTSDDPDLSGSWAAPDEYATAGVDDGTVSAGDTATVCAKEDALEGTTVQVVWRAESDARSLVLAERDGS
- a CDS encoding Htur_1727 family rSAM-partnered candidate RiPP, which encodes MVEKARRAKVEYDDSESPIPQWEVFVRDEEGGPLRHVGSVAAESATDAHEQASRLFGWYSVDLWVCPADEVVRFSTRAVDDEAADPDADDDGTTDDTDDGSEEPRVYKETAGVSDVNSL